A DNA window from Oncorhynchus tshawytscha isolate Ot180627B linkage group LG13, Otsh_v2.0, whole genome shotgun sequence contains the following coding sequences:
- the lypla2 gene encoding acyl-protein thioesterase 2 isoform X1, whose product MTSLKIIPPFYSSSGSSVEILGQQVHSLQCMCGNNMSVPLLAEAVTVSGTEKETAAVIFLHGLGDSGHGWADTMTAIRLPHVKYICPHAPRIPVTLNMKMTMPSWFDLMGLSPDSPEDEAGIKRAAENIKAIIDHEVKNGIPANRVMLGGFSQGGALSLYTALTCQQQLAGVVALSCWLPLHKSFPQAASTSGNRDMPILQCHGEMDPMIPVQFGAMTAEKLKVIVNPQKITFRTYPGLMHSSCPQEMAAVKEFIEKQLPRI is encoded by the exons ATGACGTCACTAAAAATAATCCCGCCCTTCTACAGCAGTAGCGGAAGTTCCGTTGAGATTCTGGGACAGCAAGTG caCTCCTTACAGTGTATGTGTGGCAACAACATGTCTGTGCCGCTGCTCGCCGAGGCTGTGACGGTGTCTGGGACAGAGAAGGAGACCGCTGCG GTGATCTTCCTTCATGGTTTGGGTGACTCAGG ACATGGCTGGGCAGACACCATGACTGCTATCCGACTGCCACATGTAAAGTATATCTGCCCTCACGC GCCCAGAATCCCTGTCACTCTTAATATGAAGATGACCATGCCTTCATG gtttGACCTGATGGGTCTCAGCCCAGATTCTCCAGAGGACGAGGCTGGCATCAAGAGGGCAGCGGAGAACA TCAAAGCCATAATCGACCATGAGGTAAAGAATGGGATACCCGCCAATCGTGTGATGCTTGGAGGGTTCTCTCAG GGTGGGGCTCTGTCCTTGTACACCGCCCTCACCTGTCAGCAGCAATTGGCAGGTGTGGTTGCCCTCAGTTGCTGGCTTCCGCTTCACAAGAGTTTCCCACAG GCGGCGAGCACCAGTGGGAATAGGGACATGCCCATACTGCAGTGTCATGGGGAGATGGACCCCATGATCCCAGTGCAGTTTGGGGCCATGACAGCCGAGAAGCTCAAGGTCATCGTCAACCCTCAGAAAATCACCTTCCGGACCTACCCGGGACTCATGCACAGCTCCTGTCCTCAG GAGATGGCAGCAGTGAAGGAATTCATTGAGAAGCAGTTGCCCCGAATCTGA
- the lypla2 gene encoding acyl-protein thioesterase 2 isoform X2, with the protein MCGNNMSVPLLAEAVTVSGTEKETAAVIFLHGLGDSGHGWADTMTAIRLPHVKYICPHAPRIPVTLNMKMTMPSWFDLMGLSPDSPEDEAGIKRAAENIKAIIDHEVKNGIPANRVMLGGFSQGGALSLYTALTCQQQLAGVVALSCWLPLHKSFPQAASTSGNRDMPILQCHGEMDPMIPVQFGAMTAEKLKVIVNPQKITFRTYPGLMHSSCPQEMAAVKEFIEKQLPRI; encoded by the exons ATGTGTGGCAACAACATGTCTGTGCCGCTGCTCGCCGAGGCTGTGACGGTGTCTGGGACAGAGAAGGAGACCGCTGCG GTGATCTTCCTTCATGGTTTGGGTGACTCAGG ACATGGCTGGGCAGACACCATGACTGCTATCCGACTGCCACATGTAAAGTATATCTGCCCTCACGC GCCCAGAATCCCTGTCACTCTTAATATGAAGATGACCATGCCTTCATG gtttGACCTGATGGGTCTCAGCCCAGATTCTCCAGAGGACGAGGCTGGCATCAAGAGGGCAGCGGAGAACA TCAAAGCCATAATCGACCATGAGGTAAAGAATGGGATACCCGCCAATCGTGTGATGCTTGGAGGGTTCTCTCAG GGTGGGGCTCTGTCCTTGTACACCGCCCTCACCTGTCAGCAGCAATTGGCAGGTGTGGTTGCCCTCAGTTGCTGGCTTCCGCTTCACAAGAGTTTCCCACAG GCGGCGAGCACCAGTGGGAATAGGGACATGCCCATACTGCAGTGTCATGGGGAGATGGACCCCATGATCCCAGTGCAGTTTGGGGCCATGACAGCCGAGAAGCTCAAGGTCATCGTCAACCCTCAGAAAATCACCTTCCGGACCTACCCGGGACTCATGCACAGCTCCTGTCCTCAG GAGATGGCAGCAGTGAAGGAATTCATTGAGAAGCAGTTGCCCCGAATCTGA